The nucleotide window GGTCTTATTTTTATTGCTATAAAAGTAACGTTTTTAGGCTTTAGCTCGGTATATTTACTTGTACAGCATGACTCTATTAAACTCTATGCATTTTGGTGGTTTCCATTTCAGCTAATATATTGTGTACTTTTAATTATGCTCTATCAAATTACTACTAAAACTACGAGTAGACGAGCCTTGAAAACGGTAATGCCATGGAAAAAAATTATTTTCCTGATAGTCGTGATGATAATTGTTTTTGCAGTCGAGAATTTAGCAATTACTTATTTATTTAAATAATCATTGTCTTGTAATGAGATTTACTCATTTGGTATAATGAAAAGAGTTTAGGAGGGCGTCACATATGGAGAGCCGTATTGATCGAATTAAAAAACAACTGCATAGTGCGAGCTATAAGCTGACGCCACAGCGAGAAGCAACAGTAGCGGTTTTACTGGAGCATGAGGAAGATCATTTAAGTGCTGAGGACGTTTACTTATTAGTAAAAGAAAAAGCACCGGAGATTGGACTGGCTACTGTATACCGTACATTGGAGCTTTTAACAGAGCTGAAAATTGTCGATAAAATTAATTTTGGTGATGGGGTGTCCCGTTATGATTTACGTCAAGAGGGCGCGAAGCATTTCCATCATCATCTAGTTTGTATCGAATGTGGCGCAGTAGATGAAATTCAAGAAGATTTACTGGAAGATGTAGAAGAAATAGTGGAGAAACGTTGGAACTTTATAATCAAAGATCACCGTCTGACATTCCATGGCATCTGCTGGCGTTGTCATGATAATAGTGACAACTCTGGAGACGGCAATGCATAATCTATAATCAAAAAAAGAACAGCAAAATTTGCTGTTCTTTTTTTATGCTATTTTGTTTAAGCAGAAAATTATTAAAGACGGGCAAGCATATTCACAAAAAAAACTCTATTTCCCTCAACTGGGGGAAATAGAGTTTTGTTATTTTATTTATTTAGCAGGGTGATGGGCAACAATTAGGATCTTGCCTGCATCCAGATCATTTTTTGCAGTTGCATGTTCATTTTCGCCTACACCGATGTCAGTAAGCTGATGGTGCAGATCTTCCGGAGTACTTTGGAAGAAGTTTTTAATCGATGCAAAGAAGCCTTTGTCATTTTCCGTTGTTCCAGGCGTTTTGCTCGCATCTACATTGAAAAAGTCGGCAATATCTTCCGCACGCTTGTTGCTGTTTGCGAATACATGAATATGATCGCGGTCATAACCCTCTGTAATAAATGATTCGATTACTGATTTTGCCTGAACACCGTTTTCTACTGATTTAATAACTGCCATATATATACACTCTCCTTTGTATGAATACTGATGTTATTCCCTAAGCTCTTACAATTAAAACGTTTAGAGATTCATACAGTCGTCATTCAGCTTTCAGGAGAACGTGCATACAGTTGGAAATGATACGGTTTAAACGGCTACTGTTCTATGAGATCGTGCATTTTTTTAATTTCTAAAAATTGCAGCTGATGGCCATCGATTTCATGGATCTTAAATGCATAGTTTTCAAAAATAAATGTATCTTCAATATTCAGGTCCGGCATGTTTGTGAAGTACCAGCCGCCGATTGTATCAACATTCGGGTCTTCAATATCAAGAAACAGCAGTTTAGAAACATCTTCAAGCAATACTTTTGAATAGACCAGATAATGGTCTTCACCGATTTTACGAATATCCGAAACTTCATCATCATCAAACTCATCGCGGATTTCACCGACAAGTTCTTCCAGAATATCTTCGACGGTAATCATACCGCTCGTTCCACCGTATTCATCAAGCAGAATCGCAATGTGAATACGCTTTTTCTGCATAATCTGAAGCAGACTTTGAATCGGTGTTGTTTCAATTGTGCGGACGACCGGATTAATATAGTCTTCCAATTTAAACGTCGCCGGATTGATCCGGTTATTCATACCGAGTGTTAAAAAATCTTTAATGTTTAAAAAACCTAATATATTATCGCGGTCCCCATCGTAAACCGGGTAGCGTGTATAGCGTTCCTCTGAAACTTGTGTTAACACTTCTTCGAACGTTGCAGTAACATCAAAGCCGACAATATCGGTACGGGGAACCATAATTTCACGTGCGATTTTATCATCGAATTCAAATACATTGTTTACATATTTTAATTCGTTTACATTGATTTCGCCGGATTTATAGCTCTCCGACAGAAGCAGGCGCAATTCCTCTTCCGTATGGGAGAGTTCATGTTCGCTCGCAGGTCGCATCCCGAACAATTTCAATAATAAACGTGCTGACCCATTTAACAGCCAAATTAACGGGAACATAAGTTTATAGAATAATTGAATAGGCTTTGCGAATGCCAGGGTAATCGCTTCTGCTCTTTGAATAGCAATCGTTTTCGGTGCAAGTTCACCTACTACTACGTGGAAGAAAGTCGCTAAAAAGAATGCGCCACCTAATGTAAACCAATGAATATATTCTGTGCCAATTCCAATCGATTCAAAGAATGGGTGAAGTATAAACTCAAATGTCGATTCACCGACCATACCAATTCCCAGCGCTGTTACTGTAATACCTAATTGACATGCCGATAAATATTCATCAAGGTGGGTTGTTACATTTTTAGCTGAAATGGAACCGGCTTTACCTTCAGCTACAAGTTGGTCAATACGGGATTGACGGACTTTTACGATCGCAAATTCCGTTGCAACGAAAAATGCTGTAAAAGCGATTAAAACCGAGAAAATAATTAAGTTAATGATTGTGGTCAAACGAGCGTTCTACTCACGAAGTAGAACGTTCACCTCCTAGTTATTTAAAATTAATAATAGTGATTGCATGAGTGCAACACTTTCAGGTGAAACTTTTTTACGGAGTTTCTGCCGCTCTTTGTCATCTAAATGCTCCATTAATAACGTTACATCATGTTCAAGCTTGCGCATTTGCAGTCGAATATCCTGAACATCGATCTCTTCGGGTTCTTCTTTTGAAGGGCCAAGTAAGCGGTGAATTTCTTCGAGGCATTTGCCAAGCTTCTTCTGCTCCTCAATCCAGTGTATTCGTTCAATCATCTCTTTATCATAGTAGCGATAATTGGATGCCGAACGTTCTACTTTTAGAAGGCCCAAATTTGTATAATAATCAATAGTTCGTTTTGTCACGCCAGTTGCTGCAGCAAGCTCTCCGATTTTTAGTTTGTCGATCCCAAATTATCACCTCTATCTGTCACGTTTTACTTTCAAGAATACCGTAAATAGTGCATTTTGTAAATGGGACGCTATTATATGGAAGTGCTGTGCTGCATTGAAAAAATAAATGAACGAAGGATAAAACGTCACTTCAATTGTACGAAAATGGTAATATAAATGTATAGAATGCAAGAGGGGCGATTAATATGCAAGCTTTAAAAGATTCAATAGAAGATTATCTACATTTTATCAAAGTCGAACGTCAGCTGTCTGATAATACATTACAATCCTATAAGCGTGATTTAGTCGCATATGCCCGTCACATCCATCATGAGCAGCAGATCATGGAATTTGATAAAGTTATGCGCGAACATATTTTGATTTATTTGGACAGCTTACGGTCTGTTGGGAAATCATCGAAGACGATCTCGAGACAAATTTCATCGATCCGTTCTTTTCATCAGTTTTTGTTGAGGGAAAAAGTGACGAATCAGGATCCTACCGTTCATTTGGAAATGCCTAAAAAAGAACTGTCATTACCAAAAGTATTATCAATAGAAGAAATTGATGCACTTTTGACTGCACCTTCTGTAGAAAAACCTCAGGGAACTCGGGATATCGCCATTCTGGAAATGATGTACGGTTCCGGAATGCGTATAAGTGAACTGATTGAACTGAACCTGGAAGATGTTCATATGACAATGGGCTTCGTCCGCGTTTTTGGTAAAGGCGGCAAAGAACGTATTATACCGCTTGGGCGAAGTGCGATTTCTGCATGTGTAAATTATGTGGAGCAGGCAAGACCTCAGCTTTTAGGCGATGCACCTAAAAATGATGCGTTTTTCATTACGCAGAGAGGGAAAAGATTCACGAGACAAGGCTGCTGGAAAATCATTAAGGAACATGCGGCAGCAGCAGGCATTTCCAAAGAAATTACACCGCATGTTCTACGCCATTCCTTTGCGACACATCTGATTGAAAATGGTGCTGATTTACGTGCAGTACAAGAACTGTTAGGCCATGCAGATATATCAACGACACAAATTTATACGCATGTTAGTAAAACCCGTTTATCGGAAGTATATAAACAATTCCACCCGCGTGCTTAAAAACGGCATAATCGCGTAAGACTATGGAGAGTTTCACTTTTCAATTAAAAATAAATCTCTGGAAATCGGATGTCTGACCTTTACTTTGTTTAGACGTTTTATGTAAAATAGAATGGAAGAAGAGGAGTTGAAAGCATTATGCAACCGTTTAAGAAAGTACATGTAATTGTAATGGATTCTGTTGGTATCGGTGAAGCACCGGATGCCGATAAATTTGGCGATGCTGGCTCAAATACATTAGGACATATCGCAGAAAAAATGAATGGCTTAACTATGCCGAATATGGAGAAATTGGGTTTATCGAATATTCGTGAACTTAAAGGCATAAATAAAACTGAAAAACCCGCTGCATTTTACGGCATGATGCAAGAAGCATCTGTTGGTAAAGATACAATGACAGGACACTGGGAGATTATGGGACTGAACATCGATACTCCATTTAAAGTATATCCGGAAGGCTTCCCCGCGGAACTGATTTCCAAGCTGGAAGAAGCAACTGGCCGTAAAGTACTTTGTAATTTACCTTACAGTGGAACCGCTGTCATTGACGACTATGGTCCGGAACATATGGAAACGGGTGCAATTATTGTGTATACATCCGCAGACCCGGTTATGCAGATTGCAGCACATGAAGAAGTGATTCCAGTAGAAGAACTTTATAAAATCTGTGAAATTGCCCGTGAATTGACACTGGATGCTGAATTTTTAGTAGGTCGTGTAATTGCCCGTCCATTCGTTGGCGAACCAGGCAACTTTACGCGTACATCAAACCGTCATGACTATGCATTGACACCATTTGGCCGTACGACAATGGCTGAAATGAAGGACGCAAAACTTGATGTCATTGCGATCGGTAAAATTTCGGACATCTTTAATGGTGACGGGGTAACGGAAGCGATTCGTACGAAAGACAACACGGACGGCATGGACAAGATGGCGGAAGTTGTTCGTCGTGATTTCCATGGTATCAGCTTCCTGAACTTAGTGGACTTTGATGCAAACTTTGGGCACCGACGTGACCCGATCGGCTATGGTCAGGCATTGGAAGAATTTGATCGTCGTTTACCGGAAGTTATGGAAGCGTTATCAGAGGATGATTTGCTGATTATTACGGCAGACCACGGGAATGACCCGACATTCCCTGGTACAGACCATACACGTGAATATGTACCGTTAATTGTCTACTCACCGCGCTTTACAGCAGGATCGGAACTGCAGCTGCGTGAGACATTTGCGGATATTGCAGCAACAATTGCAGATAATTTTAATATTGCAGCACCGCAGTTCGGAAAAAGCTTTTTATCAGAGCTGAAATAAGGGGGATTTTTCACATGAGAATGGTAGATATTATTGAAAAAAAACGTAACGGCGAAGAATTGACAACAGCTGAAATTCGTTTCTTTGTAGAAGGGTATACAGACGGCACGATCCCTGATTATCAGGCAAGTGCGTTATGTATGGCAATTTACTTTCAGGATATGACAGATCGCGAACGCGCGGATTTAACGATGGCGATGGTGGAGTCAGGTGACCAAATCGACCTTTCTTCAATTGCAGGCGTAAAAGTAGACAAACACTCAACAGGCGGAGTTGGCGATACAACGACATTGCCATTGGCTGCAATGG belongs to Solibacillus sp. FSL W7-1436 and includes:
- the fur gene encoding ferric iron uptake transcriptional regulator, with the translated sequence MESRIDRIKKQLHSASYKLTPQREATVAVLLEHEEDHLSAEDVYLLVKEKAPEIGLATVYRTLELLTELKIVDKINFGDGVSRYDLRQEGAKHFHHHLVCIECGAVDEIQEDLLEDVEEIVEKRWNFIIKDHRLTFHGICWRCHDNSDNSGDGNA
- a CDS encoding general stress protein, encoding MAVIKSVENGVQAKSVIESFITEGYDRDHIHVFANSNKRAEDIADFFNVDASKTPGTTENDKGFFASIKNFFQSTPEDLHHQLTDIGVGENEHATAKNDLDAGKILIVAHHPAK
- a CDS encoding hemolysin family protein, coding for MTTIINLIIFSVLIAFTAFFVATEFAIVKVRQSRIDQLVAEGKAGSISAKNVTTHLDEYLSACQLGITVTALGIGMVGESTFEFILHPFFESIGIGTEYIHWFTLGGAFFLATFFHVVVGELAPKTIAIQRAEAITLAFAKPIQLFYKLMFPLIWLLNGSARLLLKLFGMRPASEHELSHTEEELRLLLSESYKSGEINVNELKYVNNVFEFDDKIAREIMVPRTDIVGFDVTATFEEVLTQVSEERYTRYPVYDGDRDNILGFLNIKDFLTLGMNNRINPATFKLEDYINPVVRTIETTPIQSLLQIMQKKRIHIAILLDEYGGTSGMITVEDILEELVGEIRDEFDDDEVSDIRKIGEDHYLVYSKVLLEDVSKLLFLDIEDPNVDTIGGWYFTNMPDLNIEDTFIFENYAFKIHEIDGHQLQFLEIKKMHDLIEQ
- a CDS encoding MerR family transcriptional regulator, which translates into the protein MTKRTIDYYTNLGLLKVERSASNYRYYDKEMIERIHWIEEQKKLGKCLEEIHRLLGPSKEEPEEIDVQDIRLQMRKLEHDVTLLMEHLDDKERQKLRKKVSPESVALMQSLLLILNN
- the xerD gene encoding site-specific tyrosine recombinase XerD, with the protein product MQALKDSIEDYLHFIKVERQLSDNTLQSYKRDLVAYARHIHHEQQIMEFDKVMREHILIYLDSLRSVGKSSKTISRQISSIRSFHQFLLREKVTNQDPTVHLEMPKKELSLPKVLSIEEIDALLTAPSVEKPQGTRDIAILEMMYGSGMRISELIELNLEDVHMTMGFVRVFGKGGKERIIPLGRSAISACVNYVEQARPQLLGDAPKNDAFFITQRGKRFTRQGCWKIIKEHAAAAGISKEITPHVLRHSFATHLIENGADLRAVQELLGHADISTTQIYTHVSKTRLSEVYKQFHPRA
- the deoB gene encoding phosphopentomutase, whose protein sequence is MQPFKKVHVIVMDSVGIGEAPDADKFGDAGSNTLGHIAEKMNGLTMPNMEKLGLSNIRELKGINKTEKPAAFYGMMQEASVGKDTMTGHWEIMGLNIDTPFKVYPEGFPAELISKLEEATGRKVLCNLPYSGTAVIDDYGPEHMETGAIIVYTSADPVMQIAAHEEVIPVEELYKICEIARELTLDAEFLVGRVIARPFVGEPGNFTRTSNRHDYALTPFGRTTMAEMKDAKLDVIAIGKISDIFNGDGVTEAIRTKDNTDGMDKMAEVVRRDFHGISFLNLVDFDANFGHRRDPIGYGQALEEFDRRLPEVMEALSEDDLLIITADHGNDPTFPGTDHTREYVPLIVYSPRFTAGSELQLRETFADIAATIADNFNIAAPQFGKSFLSELK